In Candidatus Aquicultor sp., the genomic window TCAAACGTGCCGGGATCAATGAGATGGCTGATGCGCTCATGTGCCGAGAGCTGGAAATGATGTTCGCACTTCGGGCACACTTTCAGGTTTTTATCGAGCTCTTTTATAAAGAGGGGCTCATTACATGTATCGCACTTCTCCCATACCCCGTCGGGCACAGCCCGTTTGACCTCAATAGGATTTTCGGGAGGGCGTTTGTCTTGCTTCGCGAACCATTCTCCGATTGGCATACTTCTCCATTTTTGCGTGGTGAATACTGCGACCCGAACTACTTGATAATAATAGCGTTTTGCAACCTAGCTGTCCATCACAGCCCTTATTTCGGATATATAGGACACGGCGGTTTCCACACAGGTTTCGCCGGCGTTTCCGATCAAGCTGATAAGGGCGCTGCCGATGATAACACCGTCAGCTATCCCGGCAATCTGCTTCGCTTGCTCCGGTTGGGAAATCCCAAAACCGACCGCAAGCGGCTTGTCGGTCACTTTTCTAATCCTTTTAATAAAATCGGCTAAATTGGCAGGAAGATTAGCCCTTGCACCTGTCACACCGGTAAGTGATACGCAATAAATGAAGCCGCTCGACATACGCGCGATGTTCCTCAGGCGGTCCTCTCCGCTTGTCGGGGTAGCAAGCATGACGGTTGCGATGCCATAGGTCGCCGCGGTATGCCGCCACGGGTCCGCTTCTTCCGGTGGCAGATCAGGGCAGATTACACCGTTTACTCCCGCTTCGCCGGCATTAATCGCAAAGCGTTTCATACCGTAGCGGTAGATGATGTTATAGTACGTCATGATGACGATTGGTGTTGCGGTATGCTGCCTTGCTCTTCGTACCAGCTCGAACGCGGTATCGGTCGTAACGCCGTTTGCGAGCGCGCACTCGGCCGCAGCTTGTATTGTTGGGCCGTCCGCCAGTGGATCAGAGTACGGTATGCCGAGCTCGATTAGGTCGGCACCGGCTTCAGCAACGCCGGTGATGAGTTTAAGCGATGCTTCGATATTCGGAAAACCGGCCATAAGATAAGGCATGAGCGCGGCCTTGTTGCCGGCACGCAGCTGCTCGAAAAGATCGTCGATTGCATTTGTTTTCATCAGCATTTAAAGATCAACCCCTAACACACCGGCTACCACTTGAACATCTTTGTCGCCCCTGCCTGACAGATTAATCACTACAACATCGTCTTCAGAAAGCTCGGGCATGAGCTTCTCCAGATACGCAACTGCGTGCGAGCTCTCAAGCGCGGGCAGAATGCCTTCCGTCGTGGCAAGCAGCTGAAACGCCGCAAGGGCTTCCGTATCGGTTACGGTGCCGTATTCCGCCAGACCGTTTTCCTTCAAGTAGCTGTGCTCGGGACCGATCCCTGGGTAATCAAGACCTGCCGAAATGGAATGCGCCGGTAGAATCTGCCCGTATTTGTCCTGCAAGAGATAACTTAAGCTGCCATGCAACACCCCTTTGTCACCCATCGTAAGCGACGCGCCGTGTTGGCCGGTTTCAAGCCCGCAGCCTGCCGGCTCGACACCGATTAGGCGAATGCCATCCCCTATAAACGGATAAAACATACCGATTGCATTGCTGCCGCCGCCCACACAGGCGATAATTACATTCGGCATCCTTCCCTCAACCGATTGTATCTGTTTCTTGGTCTCTTCGCCGATAATGCTCTGAAAGTCGCGAACCATCATCGGATACGGGTGCGGGCCACCGACCGAGCCGAGCATGTAGTGCGTGGTCTCAACGTTGGTCACCCAATCGCGGATCGCCTCGTTCATGGCGTCTTTAAGCGTGCGCGTGCCGCTTAAGACCGGAATTACTTCAGTGCCGAGCAAGTTCATGCGAAATACGTTGAGCGATTGGCGTTTTGTATCCTCTTCACCCATGTAGACCTGGCATTCTAAACCGAAAAGTGCTGCCGCAGTTGCGCTCGCCACGCCGTGCTGGCCGGCCCCGGTTTCAGCAATAATTCGTTTCTTGCCCATGCGTTTGGTTAAAAGCGCCTGGCCGATAGTATTGTTGATCTTGTGCGCACCGGTATGGCAGAGGTCTTCGCGTTTTAGATAGATCTTGGCTTTATCATAGTGCTCGGTCAACTTCTCGGCAAAATAAAGGTTTGTCGGCCGTCCTATATATTCACGCTGGTAGAAGGCAAGCTCTTCTTGAAATTCACGGTCACTTTTTACTTCCGCATAGGCTTCTTCCAGCTCGGACAGCGCGGTCATCAGCGTTTCCGGCACGAATTTGCCGCCAAATTCACCAAAATGGCCGCGTTCATCCGGTAATGTGTAGTGCATCATATTTCAATCCCATCCGTTCTTTAACTTCACTCAGCGTTTGGGTGGCTATTGTGCGTGCCCTCACGCTGCCTTCAACAAGAACCCGCTGGACGTACTCGGGTCGAACCGAAAGCTCGAGACGCCGGCCGCGTATCGGGCCCAGAGCGCTGATTATATCATCTGCGAGTTTTTCTTTCATATCCGAGTAGCGGATTTTCCCCTGCTTGTAGAGCGTCAAAAAGTGCTCGTACGTCTCACGCGACGAAAATGCGTGCATTAAATCAAACAGATTTCCGGTTCCCGGGCTCATTTCACCACCGGTAAGGCCGGTATCGGTAACCGCCCTCGCAAGCTTGCGCCTGATTTCGTCGGGAGGGTCCGC contains:
- the trpB gene encoding tryptophan synthase subunit beta encodes the protein MMHYTLPDERGHFGEFGGKFVPETLMTALSELEEAYAEVKSDREFQEELAFYQREYIGRPTNLYFAEKLTEHYDKAKIYLKREDLCHTGAHKINNTIGQALLTKRMGKKRIIAETGAGQHGVASATAAALFGLECQVYMGEEDTKRQSLNVFRMNLLGTEVIPVLSGTRTLKDAMNEAIRDWVTNVETTHYMLGSVGGPHPYPMMVRDFQSIIGEETKKQIQSVEGRMPNVIIACVGGGSNAIGMFYPFIGDGIRLIGVEPAGCGLETGQHGASLTMGDKGVLHGSLSYLLQDKYGQILPAHSISAGLDYPGIGPEHSYLKENGLAEYGTVTDTEALAAFQLLATTEGILPALESSHAVAYLEKLMPELSEDDVVVINLSGRGDKDVQVVAGVLGVDL
- the trpA gene encoding tryptophan synthase subunit alpha; protein product: MLMKTNAIDDLFEQLRAGNKAALMPYLMAGFPNIEASLKLITGVAEAGADLIELGIPYSDPLADGPTIQAAAECALANGVTTDTAFELVRRARQHTATPIVIMTYYNIIYRYGMKRFAINAGEAGVNGVICPDLPPEEADPWRHTAATYGIATVMLATPTSGEDRLRNIARMSSGFIYCVSLTGVTGARANLPANLADFIKRIRKVTDKPLAVGFGISQPEQAKQIAGIADGVIIGSALISLIGNAGETCVETAVSYISEIRAVMDS